The following proteins come from a genomic window of Phaeodactylum tricornutum CCAP 1055/1 chromosome 19, whole genome shotgun sequence:
- a CDS encoding predicted protein: MKIPTVLSFLYVGNLLRDAHCSPLPELFAAKSMEEVEALMSKTKQRPAHEVLRGRRRLQDGTLETSNHILADRFGGEAGFFHSVASGDPLADAVIIWTRYTPVNVDDEITLEFRMAAIDPNLEVNAHLDPTLNENIKRGKVTVTAASDFTAKIDVTGLPSNTQFVYVFSDGQQVSDIGLTKTAPAPGDEDPDLIYAFFSCSHFTNGFFHAYDVASTIQDLDLWIHVGDYYYEYGLFDTYAREAAEQRDQFVLPIWETIDLQDYRNRHSTHVAHDEGLRNLRRRAPMIATWDDHETTNDSYGNVNQGTGAENHQETCLANATSPDADKAAAQCDRPEGDAVERFTAAAQAYWEWMPIRYVEGTMGEIQTGTLTQIIEWGDLATIASFDTRMSFRTEESTGASAFATYAAVGAVNTNVSSYSDPSSDAYAAIQQIRESDRGSRLNESFSMLGDYFDTLEDVFEASKAAGKPWQIWAANTMMGHYVLPDAAQFYLDAPEEVQAIIQTYFDAFMLSEAALTARLISALRVADIEWNLDDYGGFYAERAKITEMAKASTNNMVVLGGDLHDAFAWVLVEGGEVEGAPVAINLGCPSVTSPGFKNAFLPVFSPILEAIGGEDVAIDIMNRGYARANPNLKFSDIGKKGFVAIKATMDTHTAEYIGFSPETLLTDFATARTDGAITAPFECQISLTTQSDVPGSLEPSETCSAIAFDNERPAVYDLPVPSLDNMPEGDALTVCGMIGCAFDASTEPTDSASTVTPTAPAPAPASSSTLSIGRSMGLVTGVLLLIVTLL, from the exons ATGAAGATTCCTACTGTCTTAAGTTTTCTCTACGTTGGCAATCTCCTCCGTGATGCCCACTGCAGTCCCTTACCCGAGCTCTTCGCTGCCAAGTCCatggaagaagtcgaagccCTCATGTCCAAGACAAAGCAACGCCCCGCTCACGAAGTTCTCCGTGGACGACGTCGTCTTCAAGACGGAACTCTTGAAACTTCCAACCACATTCTTGCTGACAGGTTTGGCGGAGAAGCTGGCTTTTTCCATTCTGTTGCTTCCGGTGATCCGTTGGCAGATGCAGTCATCATCTGGACGCGTTATACTCCCGTCAACGTCGACGATGAAATTACGTTGGAGTTTCGTATGGCTGCTATTGATCCTAATCTGGAGGTCAACGCGCACCTGGATCCTACACTCAATGAAAACATTAAGCGTGGCAAGGTCACGGTCACTGCTGCGTCTGACTTCACTGCCAAGATTGATGTGACGGGATTGCCTTCCAACACGCAGTTTGTGTACGTCTTTTCCGACGGACAGCAGGTTTCCGATATCGGTTTGACGAAAACCGCCCCGGCCCCGGGGGACGAAGATCCTGATCTCATATACGCTTTTTTCTCGTGCTCCCACTTTACTAACGGTTTCTTCCACGCCTATGACGTTGCTTCGACAATCCAAGATTTGGATCTGTGGATTCACGTTGGCGACTATTACTACGAGTATGGCCTCTTCGACACGTATGCACGCGAAGCAGCTGAGCAACGCGATCAGTTTGTTTTGCCTATTTGGGAAACAATTGACTTACAAGATTACCGCAATCGTCATTCGACACATGTGGCGCACGATGAAGGTCTTCGCAATTTGCGGCGGCGTGCTCCCATGATTGCCACGTGGGACGATCACGAGACCACCAACGACAGTTATGGAAACGTCAATCAAGGAACTGGAGCGGAGAACCACCAGGAAACTTGCCTCGCTAACGCTACATCACCTGATGCCGACAAAGCAGCTGCCCAATGCGACCGACCGGAAGGTGATGCGGTGGAACGCTTTACAGCTGCCGCCCAGGCGTATTGGGAATGGATGCCTATTCGATACGTCGAAGGTACCATGGGCGAGATTCAGACAGGAACGTTGACCCAAATTATTGAATGGGGCGACTTGGCCACCATAGCTTCCTTTGATACGCGCATGAGCTTTCGTACGGAAGAGTCCACGGGAGCGTCTG CCTTTGCAACGTACGCCGCTGTAGGTGCGGTGAACACAAATGTGAGCTCGTACTCCGATCCGAGCTCCGATGCCTACGCTGCTATCCAGCAAATCCGAGAAAGCGATCGGGGAAGCCGACTGAACGAGAGCTTCTCCATGCTTGGTGATTATTTCGACACCTTGGAAGACGTCTTTGAAGCTTCCAAGGCGGCAGGAAAACCTTGGCAAATCTGGGCTGCAAACACAATGATGGGTCACTATGTCTTACCTGACGCGGCACAGTTTTATTTGGACGCACCCGAGGAGGTTCAGGCCATCATTCAGACATACTTCGATGCCTTCATGCTTTCCGAAGCCGCCTTAACTGCCCGACTGATTTCGGCTCTACGCGTTGCCGACATTGAATGGAACCTCGACGACTACGGTGGTTTTTACGCTGAACGCGCCAAGATTACAGAAATGGCAAAGGCCTCGACCAATAACATGGTAGTACTGGGAGGAGATCTACACGACGCATTTGCATGGGTGCTTGTTGAGGGAGGGGAAGTTGAGGGTGCCCCGGTGGCTATCAATCTCGGCTGTCCAAGTGTGACTTCCCCAGGGTTCAAAAACGCTTTCTTACCAGTGTTCAGTCCAATCTTGGAAGCCATTGGGGGCGAAGACGTAGCCATTGATATCATGAACAGGGGTTACGCACGTGCTAATCCAAACCTCAAATTTTCTGATATTGGGAAGAAGGGCTTTGTTGCCATTAAAGCAACCATG GACACACACACTGCCGAATACATTGGCTTCTCACCCGAAACACTGCTGACCGACTTTGCAACTGCTCGCACCGATGGAGCAATCACGGCACCATTTGAGTGTCAAATATCACTAACCACGCAATCTGACGTTCCCGGGTCTCTTGAGCCTAGTGAGACTTGTTCAGCCATTGCGTTTGACAATGAGCGACCTGCCGTTTATGATCTTCCTGTTCCATCGCTTGACAATATGCCTGAAGGCGACGCACTCACTGTTTGTGGTATGATTGGTTGCGCGTTTGATGCCTCCACTGAGCCGACCGATAGCGCTTCAACGGTTACGCCTACTGCACCAGCTCCTGCTCCTGCATCGAGCTCAACCTTAAGTATTGGTCGCTCAATGGGCCTTGTTACCGGTGTCCTATTGCTTATTGTTACTTTATTGTAA
- a CDS encoding predicted protein produces MDLVRQARTILLLLVTACLWSHWTRLQILSASSVTDEISLTVNAGNSKRPEQVKTGESCSDFSKIGSFRRANISLTGTLDGTRTTAAQEDGAMCGAVASRSALGLWGQHFDHILKASRLRKDRFFVQHNMMLEILKMISPRLPMSTQSTPREWDLVGSVLRKGWRRYQFLQDEQLRKNHSHNSMFKEPDIVNIVVLGGSVTEGVNCYAIKGNNLVRCAWPGRLELLINRLAGGKLVKVHNLANGGTNTLTGQAILKYDLLPELTKHPDILINAYSTNDMHISTMRSAAGEETSLRDTVFRMAQSFARLVMDPTSCGRRPLLLWLDDYVGNEQREIKGITQLSQEIQVLSNYYGFSFISYANVVRDWIYGDTHGSLFSPSWYTNGRFVRQIHPGQVMHLATSWIMAYNLLELATAYCTTELWNDSATANPSTDFPQPVRTPGQEKLFDSMRYQPKPNSLPPYLTDHLSLTNVTDEWNKAAQVKKTICPTDNEGTRCIFSWISGVDRKETVNSIQSVFSSIVKIPGAWDVGDDTGRKKYGWNTSLRGSQLLFEFTGLNQTVQTVTLFPMKSYSEKWRESTAVVEFFAKPDSHLDWAYLTSLVVQGFHFKNTSEMYTIPVKMPTEVAVRADFRVRLTLTNGTTFKLMGLAVCS; encoded by the coding sequence ATGGATCTTGTTCGACAAGCAAGGACGATTCTCCTCTTGTTGGTTACAGCATGTTTATGGAGTCACTGGACAAGATTGCAGATCCTGTCGGCGTCGTCCGTCACCGACGAGAtttcactcacagtcaatgcagGTAACTCCAAAAGACCTGAGCAAGTCAAGACCGGGGAATCATGTTCcgatttttccaaaattgggtCGTTCCGTCGTGCGAACATATCCCTAACAGGAACTCTTGATGGGACAAGAACGACAGCTGCACAAGAAGACGGGGCAATGTGTGGAGCCGTCGCGTCTCGGTCAGCACTCGGCTTGTGGGGACAGCATTTTGATCACATATTGAAAGCAAGCAGGCTGCGCAAAGACCGATTCTTTGTTCAGCACAACATGATGCTGGAAATCCTGAAAATGATTTCTCCTCGGCTTCCCATGTCGACACAATCCACTCCACGAGAATGGGATCTCGTGGGGTCTGTCCTTCGCAAAGGATGGAGACGGTACCAGTTTTTGCAGGACGAACAATTACGCAAGAATCATAGCCACAACAGTATGTTTAAGGAGCCGGACATTGTGAACATTGTGGTCTTGGGAGGATCGGTAACGGAAGGGGTGAATTGCTACGCAATAAAGGGGAATAACTTGGTCCGTTGCGCTTGGCCAGGGCGACTGGAACTCCTCATAAATCGCCTGGCAGGGGGCAAGCTCGTCAAAGTTCATAATTTGGCGAACGGTGGGACCAACACGTTGACCGGACAGGCCATTTTGAAGTATGACCTCCTTCCCGAGTTGACCAAACACCCAGATATACTCATCAACGCTTATTCGACCAATGACATGCATATTTCGACCATGAGGTCCGCAGCGGGTGAAGAGACTAGTTTGCGTGACACAGTATTTCGTATGGCCCAATCATTTGCGAGACTCGTTATGGATCCAACGTCCTGCGGACGCCGTCCACTCCTTCTTTGGTTGGATGACTATGTCGGCAACGAGCAGCGCGAAATAAAAGGCATCACACAGCTTTCGCAAGAAATCCAAGTGCTCTCGAACTATTACGGCTTTTCGTTCATATCGTATGCCAATGTTGTTCGGGATTGGATTTATGGAGACACTCATGGGTCGCTTTTTTCACCATCTTGGTATACCAACGGAAGATTTGTTCGTCAGATCCATCCCGGGCAAGTTATGCATTTAGCAACCTCCTGGATCATGGCGTACAATTTACTAGAGTTGGCAACGGCATACTGCACTACGGAGCTGTGGAACGACTCAGCAACAGCTAATCCATCTACTGACTTTCCTCAGCCTGTTCGGACTCCTGGTCAGGAAAAATTGTTTGACTCGATGCGCTACCAACCAAAACCGAACAGCCTACCCCCATATCTAACAGACCATTTGAGCTTAACAAACGTGACAGATGAATGGAACAAAGCTGCACAAGTGAAAAAAACCATATGTCCTACTGATAATGAAGGCACAAGGTGCATCTTCTCCTGGATCAGCGGGGTCGATCGAAAGGAAACTGTAAATAGTATACAAAGTGTGTTTTCGTCAATTGTTAAGATCCCCGGAGCCTGGGACGTTGGTGACGACACGGGTCGAAAAAAATATGGTTGGAATACATCGTTGAGAGGGTCACAGCTTCTTTTTGAATTCACAGGATTGAATCAAACAGTCCAAACTGTTACTTTGTTTCCAATGAAAAGCTACAGTGAGAAATGGCGGGAATCGACTGCTGTCGTTGAGTTCTTTGCAAAGCCAGACAGCCATTTGGATTGGGCCTATCTGACATCGTTGGTTGTACAAGGTTTCCACTTCAAAAACACCAGCGAAATGTACACTATTCCCGTCAAAATGCCAACCGAGGTTGCAGTCAGAGCCGACTTTCGGGTAAGACTGACTCTCACCAACGGAACTACATTTAAACTAATGGGCCTTGCGGTTTGTAGCTAG